gattacccttaataaatgacttacctgcaattggttccctcTCCCGTGTTTCCAGTACActgatcgtgacagaaggactccgtcaccataggaaccagcggtatgtcatttttccgttccccagccaagatggcggagaggcgaACCAAGTATCTTAGGTtgaccgccctccgccaagagggcaatgaagtgggtgccctggctcaggtgttctggtccctggccgagggcatgggctATAACGATGCGGCCCTtaaggactattttaacgatgggctggatgatccagtgtctcaggaggagatggcgcagttagagacactggaattctgggaattcgtgcgctacctgcagcatcggtgtcggtgggatgccccagccactcctgtctcttccggcagggtggtcgtcagcccagcaccactgcccaggatggctaccagccaagcgccacagcccaagatggccaccagcccagcgccaatgcccagaTTGGCCACCGGTTCAGCGCCAATGCCCAGATTGGCCACCGGttcagcgccacagcccaagatggctgtcagcctagcgccacagcacaagatggccgtcagtccagcgccaaagcacaagatggccgctaacccagcgccacagcccaagatggccgtcagcctagcgccacagcacaaaatggccaTCAGTCctgcgccacagcccaagatggccgccagcccagcgccacagcccaagatggccatcagcctagcgccacagcacaagatggccatcagtcccgcgccacagcccaagatggccgccagcccagcgccacagcccaagatggccgccagcctagcgccacagcacaagatggctgccagcccagcaccacagcccaagatggccaccagcctagcgccacagcacaagatgactgtcagcccagtgccacagcacaagatggccgctaacccagtgccaatgcccaaattggccgccagtccagcaccACAAccaaagatggccgccagcctagcgccaatgcccaaattggccaccggtccagcgccacagtacaagatggtcgccagcccagcaccacagcacaagatggccgcctgtccagagtcatggcccaagatggctgcttgcccagtgccgctgcacaggatgacagtcacagctgaccctctggagtcgagtcaggttccagttgaccctccagagtcgagtcaggttccagttgaccctccagagtcgagtcaggttctagttgaccctccagagtcgagtcaggttccggtggaccctagagagtcgagtcaggttccggtggactctccggagtcgagtcaggttccggtggactctccggagtcaggttccggtggactctccggagtcgagtcaggttccggtggactctccggagtcaaggctagtcaccgctgaccttcctgagtcagggctagtcaccgctgaccctccagagtcaggtcaagtcactggtgatcttcaaggacagagtcaaatcactggtgatcttcaaggacagagtcaagtcacgggtgatcttctaggactgagtcaagtcaccggtgatcttcaggaacaaaggcaagtcaccattgatcctcatgagcaaatacaagtcaccaatggtCCTCATGAACAAGTGccagtcaccaataatcttctcgagcagagtcaggccagcaccgatcttctggagtccagtaaagacaccaggggattaccagagtttcgtagtcccgttggtccggccgcacggaggtctgctccgccttggggggctctcgtcctgaccacatggctgtggtggtcttctgctctgccctggggggcttccgtcctgaccacacggtggtggtggtcttctgctccgccctggggggcttccgccctgaccacatggctgtggtggtcttctgctccgccctggtgggcgccacatgatgtccttcatggacttctgttttgtgttcttggtttctgttatgtttctgtctgttcccctcagttagtctggccctccgtccctccccctgtccgcctccctcctggtctctgtgttgtgtcttgtcgtggagcgtctgggagccgctccgtagagggggggtattgtcacagtgtctgggttgtgttccctggggttccactagatgtccccctttctcacggtgtctgtcaccttatcacttcctgttcccttatttggtcaccttcctccttgttgtgtaattgattgttccccacctgtctcctgttccctcattatccttctgagtatttatacccggtctgtctgagtctgtgttacggagtccttgtttaatgtctgagtattattcatgtccgtctattcttgccttgccttgtgttcgtttcttgtttatgttgtttggatcttctggttttgatcCTGCCTGGATTGTTTAcccgtttggattacccttaataaatgacttacctgcaattggttccctcTCCCGTGTTTCCAGTACACCGATCGTGACACATAGAGTAAATCATGGTTTGAGGAATAAAGAGCAGATCATTTTGATACCAAGAACAAAACATCTAGAAGATATTAAACAGAGATACAGTCGTACACCTGAATATTAGCATTTAGAGCTTAACTAACACAAATAAACAGTGGTTACTAGACTAATGTAATAGGTAAACATACggacaacacatgcatatatttgtAACTGATTGATTGTAGTCTACAATAAAGAAAatgtctttatgtgtgtgtgttgtgtattgaAATTGTGAAGACAGATCACTGGTCTATCAGGCCATGCCTGGCATGGGGGTCATTTACTCTTTCTGGAATATGTTTGAAGTTCGATGGGGAGACCAGAGAGACCTGATCTATCTAGCCTTTTCTTGATAGTGGTACAACCATTTAACTTTAGCACCGATATAAATGTGGATGGTGAGGCCAGGTTTGTATCTTTTGTAAAAAATCAAAAGACTAAAATGGTCTCTTAAGACATAAAGTGTAAAATCGATGATCCTAAGCAGATGCTACatattttaaatctttataaCAAAGTATTAGTGAATACTTTCTTATTCATCTTTTAAAATCAAAACTGTTTATATACACAATCATATCAAAGATTAATAGGAAAATATTCACTAATAAttactataatttattataatttttttctgttttagcaAAAGAGGATGAGAAGCATTTGTTACAAGATGAAGAAGGTGAGAGAAGGAACATCTCTTTCTATTTATGtatattagatttatattttattttagaattgtatattttattattcattgtaaGAAATGTCTTTACAATACAACTGATTGTATGACTTTATTGTCATTCGTATATTGTAACAAATGTGGAaaaattgtacacaagcattttcacttattttttcttatttttagcatttttaactgatttaaaacagACTGTGGCTAACACAGATCTGTGTATTGAATTAATTAGATTTTCAGTATTGAAATTGTTTGAGAGAAAGAGACTAATTAAAACTATCAAGATATTACTCAATACATTGTCTTTAGACCAGCATTATTGTtctaatgaaataaacattacaaatatgtAGCCTGTAAGTGTCAGCATAAATTAAATCATATCTTATCGGCAAGtgcaatataaacaaatattaatgagtgcacttttaaaatgtatttcaatttattttgatttaactaAATGCTTCACTTTTTCAGAAATTCAGCCTATTTTTAAGGAACTTAGACTTGTGCTGATTGGAAGTCGAGGTGCTGGAAAAAACACTGTTGCTAATGCCATCTTTAAGGAAAAAGTGTTCACATTCTGGACATCTTATAGAGGTTTTCACATTAGGAAGACTCGTACAGTATCAGGAACGCGGATTCATTTGGCTCGGACCCCAGGTTGGAATGGAGACTTGAGCAGATCTGAGAAAGCAAAACGTGAAATTATTCACTGTGTACAAACTTTATATAAAACTGGACCCCACGCAGTCATCTTGGTGATTAATGTGAACTCGGTACTGTCGAAATCAAACTTCCACACACTAGAAAATCTACTTACTGTTCAACTGTGGAACCATACCATAGTCCTGTTCACCAATGGAGAGAAATTGGGACATTACAGCATTGAGGATCATATCAGGAGTGCAGAGCTTCAATCTTTAATTGACAAATGTGGAAAAAGATATTTTGTGATCCGAAATAATGACAGTAACCAGATTAATGAGACAATTCAAGAGCTTGTTGCCATGAAGAATTCAGCcagtttttttaatctttcatcTCAGACAGAGGATTATAACACATTACTGTCAGACTTAAAATTTCTTGTTAAGAGAATACAATCTAAAATCAGTTCTGTCTTAAGATCCAAGGAagagttaaaaaacaaacaaaaaaacaaatcaattaaaaagATGCTCAAGTCAAAGGATGCAGAGATAAAGAGACTGGAAAACATTCttaaggaaaaagagagagaaataaagaggtTAGAATCAAGACCTCAAGATTCTGCCCTGGCCAGGGACCTACAGAGAAGAATTGAAGAATTGGAACATCAACTCAGTATGAAGATCAAAGAGGGAGAGGAAAAAGATGCTGAGAATAAACGATTGAAAAAAGAgctacaaaaatgtaaaacagaaCTCACAAAATTAAGATCACATGAGAATCAAAATACAATTCTACAAACAGTTATCTGTGGTCAACTAAGTCAAAATGTGACACAGGTTTCTGTGAAAAGCTACACTCAAATTCCATTACAAGATTTTTCTTCAAATGGTAtgtatgaaaacagtttaaaTGTGTTTCATGATGTGCTTTTTTATTGTCTTCTGTAATCACTGTGGATATATACTAAAATGCTATTGCTATTGGTAATGCCTTATATTGCTGGGCTGCACAACATAGATTTTTAAAACTGTTCACAAGTTTTATTGGTTTAGTCACTGTGGGCAGAAACAAATCCTATAAGTATTCACATTTAATTGCAAATGATTGGCTGACATCACCAATTCTAATCAAACTTTACATTTTGTCATGTCTGCTGTCAGTGCTGTCAgctgaaatattttcaaataatgttggCTTTAGAACCTGTTTTGCACATTAagtaaatgtttgtacaaaagtATTAGTCATTAAATCTCGGTGGTTGATATGTTCCAACAGGGTCAGATCTACGCAGATGGAACGTTGCTCTTCTTGAGATTTTGGAAGAGCTGTCTGATGATCAACTGAAGAGATTTACATATCTCATGCGCTCAGAATGGAATATTCCTAAGAGCTCAGTGGAGGACAAAGACAGATTTGGTTTAGTAGACCTTATAATAGAGACATTTGGTGAACAAGAGTCAGTGCTGAAAACACGAGACCTCATAATGAAAATCCCTCGCAAAGATGAGAAAATGTTAGGGCTATTTGAACCCTTCTTGTAAATAGTAGTAATTCTTGTAGATAGTAACCATCACTTTaatgaaaacagcatttttgtGAACAGCATGATTTTTAGTATAATTTGCTCATGAAGAgctaaaatgtttttgatattaTTCTTATATGAGCTGGACTGACATTTGCTGTTACTAAGCATTTTCTTAAATCTGCCCTTAAAGAAGTGAACACAACTGCTTCTGATGTTTCTACATCATtttcaaatgaatgaaatgacAATTAAGTCAttatagcattaatttattttggagAAAATTCAGGTGTTATTGATGTTCTATGTTCATTTTGACGTGTTGCTTTCTGAAGTGTCAGTTGTCTTTTTCCATGATGCTTTGCAGTTCTGAGTGTTAAATATTATCTACTTTGTGTTTATATTgttgcatattttaatatttcaggaATTAATGGTAAAATCTTGATGCTTTTGTCCCTAGATCTGCATAGAATGAATGGtgacatttcatatttttacaacacttatttaaaaatttttttatctaattgtCATGTAAATATCTGATATATCTATAATGCTGACTGAGTATCATGTCTTGAATAAGCTTAAGTCTTCTCTgtaagaattatttatttattttggaaatgcaaactgtttttaatgtgctggCATTAGTTATCTGTGTCAGGGAATTGCTGCTTAAATTTACATGTTCCCTCCATACAGGTATCTTTGAATGCAATTTcaacaacatttttaacacagcTAAGTGGTTGTATTGTGTTGTGAacagatattttatttgttactttacattttattttagcatgaaatgaaatagtaaaaaaaaaaaaaaaggtctaaatATTTTAAGAAGTTGTTGTGAATTGCGTCACATAACTTTATCTCTGTGGTGTTACATCACTGAATATTGCTTCTTTAATTAACCCCACTGGCAACTAGCTGCAGTTTATGGTTGTCATTTtccttttgttaatatttttctagatgttaTCCATGTTATTATTTCCTAATGACATGCAAGCAAACAACCAAATAaaagatttcaagaaaaaaaaaaaaaggtattcactTCCTTCCTGTCACATGAGGCTGTTAAGTTCCTAACCCTACTTCCAGGAAGCATGTCAAAGGCAAACCCTCccaaagaaatgtaattttcaattTACTAATAAGTATTTTTGGTTGACATATATACACTGTATTTCTACATAATCATTAAGATCTCTAgcatcatccaaaaaaaaaaaaaaaaaaaatcttcctggagatttttttttttttgtaaacttagTCAAAAGCAATAAGGCAAATAACTTGTAAATACATGGTGAAACAGTGTATACTGTGTTAAAAGGTTAATAAATCAAGGTTATTGGTCTTGTTTTCTGCCTTTTGCTTTCATAATATCCCATCTAAAACATaacttaaccctttaactgaCATCTCTACTGTACAGAAGACCTTAATTTAATTGGGAATAAATCTGTCAATcttaaataatcatatattttaaaaagaaaatcattcatttCATGAATATCAAGGACTTTTGTCAAGGTTAATCCATTTGACCTAATCAATATGTGcctattcattaaatatttacatcacAAGGTATATGTAATTGAAATTTATACATCTACGTGTACCTTCATTGCAGTACTCCTTGTAGGCTAATTATACTAAAACTGCTTACATAAggtaaagttcacccaaaaatagaaattgtgtcatcattttgtCATCCTCAAGTTGCAAACCTATGAGataatttcttctgttgaacacaaaagaagatattttgcagaatgttggtatccaaacagttaaatgcataattttcattcAGGTATACACTTTGTATTATACAGATAGaatattttcttaattgtatttatttattttcatttatattattaatacacattacTCTGTTGGGTCAATTTGATGGCTGCTCTTTGTTCTGCACTATGTTCCACCATTTTAAGACAAATGGATTTGTTGTGTTATCATATTCAATTGATTATAAaccctttttttggggggggggggggggggggggggtcatgcatgatacattttttttatgaataaagatTGATCTGTTGAAAGCTGTTATTTTGAGTTAGATGCCAAATGCTCTCCTTGTATTCAAATTTGACATTGAATGGGGTGAAAACAACATATTTCATAAACACTTTATTAGTGTTATGGTTTCAGTTTCTCAGTCCATGGGGAGACCGGAATATATTAAGTTTGGATAAAGACACCTGTACTGTACAAGCTCTACAACCcaatattaacattaaagggtacataacacacattttcacctaatctcatgttaatcttgagtacctatagagttgTAACGCATGCTTCATacatccaaaaagtctttagttttatcatatttataaaagaaaaatacagctttccgattctttccggaaaaagccgagctcctggaggcgaaCCGTGagtggagctataatactgatgtttcgtgttgtttccattaacatatattcacttatgtgctgatttccaacaaaatacagaaatctgatgcagttgtatttacatgtatggggtcttttatcacagggacggctccatgttttaatagcaaatgatgtgcaaatccagcgtcgacttgggccttgtaaaacattcgtcactcaaatgaccagaacacacaaacgcacttgaAACACTCCGTTGCTgtcccggaaaaacaaactgcatccactgttcatgtaacgctgggttcttggggaagctgaacacagTAAACTTTCCCtaacatccaaaaacacacttatttgcgCTGCCGACGATTTTGATGCGCATTGATGTGtacggtctcgctctcctctggtcaatgtgtgtgcGCAAGCGCGCTTTTCCAAGAAAAATGCTCATAAGGACTTCTGttctcgtctacgtcattagatccacaatcgaaaaaaaaaaaagccgaaacttgtaccaaacCGGAAGTAAGATTGTCAGCACAGAAATtttcagtcattcttctaaataattgttttacattttggcCAAAtctagcatgagaatccatctctttaacactgtgaacaactctgaatacacaaaacaccattgtaccccccccccccctttaaatatatgCTTATTTTGTGAAACCGGTTCAAGGTAGTTAAACTTGAGACAACTTGAGACAAATATTGGTATGAGAAAAATATTGGTATGAACTGCAGTCCAAACAGGTTTAAGAATAAGATTTTTTGATTAAGCATATCTGTTCCACATTTCACATCAGTGATTGTGTTGTTACACTATAgttgaataaaacaataaaataacaaaaataagattATTCCTTTATATCAGGTCAGTTGTTTCATTAGAATACAGTAGCATGTTTTGTCGCTTCACCTGTGTTAtgaaacattatataataattccttacatttatatagcgcttttctagacactcaaagcgcttacatagtcagggggtatctcctcatccaccaccagtgtgcagcatccacctggatgatgcgacggcagccatagtgcgccagaacgcccaccacacaccagcttactggtggagaggagacagagtgatgaagccaatcagcagatatggggattgttaggaggccatgatggtcagaggccaatgggcaaatttagcaaggatgccgaggtcacacctctactcttttcgaaagacatcctgcgATTTTTAAtaaccacagagagtcaggacctcggtttaacgtctcatccgaaggacggtgcttgttgacagtatagtgtccccatcactacactggggcgctaggaacCACACAGAcctcagggtgagcaccccctgctggcatcactagcacctcttccagcagcaacctagttttctcaggaggtctcccatccaggtactgaccaggctcagccctgcttagcttcagtgggaaactggtcttgggctccagggtgatatggctgccggctatATCTTCCTCTGTCTAGATCATACTAtcatgtttatgtttgtttgactAGCAGACCACAAGTCACATGACAGAGAAGAACACAGGAAAAATAGGACAAGAATCATAATCATCTCTGTACCAGTgctatattgaaaatatattgaaGAAGTATCATGAGGGTACACTCTTAAAAGATATTGAACCTTTAGAGTTcaaaaaacaactttaaagagCAAATATGAACTTCTAGCTAtcaaaaaggttctataatgatcCACTGGTTATTTGGCAGTTATTTTTAGAACCTTTGTTGTGGTAAAAGGTTCATATTAGAACCAGCTGGCATTTTAAAGGTTCTTTCATGAACATTTTCTAAGATGTACTGCAAAGAATGGACTGAGTACAGTTAGAACACCATTTGCTTGTTACATTAGTGATGTACTAATTAATGACTAATTAATCcactattactatttttaaattatacTCAGTATTAATTAATTTGCTTTTATTCAGTTAATTGTGATGTCAGATGCAGTTGTGGCCTCCATCAGTTTAACCAAAATGTTTAGGCCTTGAGTTGATACAATGTGTTTAGCCTGTACCCATGAACCCCTCACATATCTCTAAATAGCACAGTAATCTTTAGTGCATCATGTTGTTGTAAATTTTtagaacacaaataaaaaaaattgcaaaaatctATATTCAGTTTTATGTTCATAAATAAACAATGATCTATTCTGTGTTTGTCAAGGTTCATGGGTCAGTGCGTTCATCTTGCGTCTCTGTCTGATTGTGTTCGTCTTTTAACTAGCAGCATCTCCGGTAATGAGCACCAGCTGCATCTCATTTGCGCTGCCTTTAAGTTTGGCTGGCATCCTGTTCGTGTTGTTGGTTTGTTGATTCTCGTCTGTCTTTCTTGTGTAGTTGTGCTCCTGTTCCTCCAGTTGGGATTCTCTGGACCTTATTCCTCGTCCAATTGGGATTCTCTGGACCTTATTCCTCGCCCGCCTAGGATTCCTGCGCTGGGTTTGAGTTACTCCAGCTTGAGCGATCTGGACCTTATTCCTCGCCCGCCTAGGATTCCTACACTGGGTTTAAGTTACTGCTGCTTAAGTGGTCTGGACGTGATTCATCTGGGGTTATGCATCGTCTTCCTACGTTCTCATTGCTGACTGTCAGAGTTACAAATAAACCTTTTTTACCTCGCACTTGGATCTCGTGTCTTAATCATTGTGACAGAACGAACCAACCAAGAAGGATCCAGCAAGGTCGGCAGAATTACGAGACTTTTTAACCAGCAGTAACTCTCGCATGGAACGTCAGGAGGATCAGATGATGGCCACGGGTCGTACTGTCCAAGCCATGGTTGCTCAGGTTTCGGAACTTACCACTCAGTTTCAGTAATTCAAGTTAGAGAACATTTCTTCTCAGCAACCACCTGAGTCCAATCCACCAGCCGCCGTGGATCAAAGCATTCTCCTGAGCCTGGAGAATCCCTGACGTCACTCATCAGAGCAGCCTATCATCACTCACTGGCGAGAGTGAGTTATCTTTTCCAGATACCGAACCCATGCAGATGGGCAGGTCTCGCCTTTCACAGCAGGAGAAGCAGAGACGCCGAGAGAGATGTTTGTGCTTATACTGTGGTACTGCTGGTCACTTCATTCTGCAATGTCCAGTAAAAGCCGGTGCCCGCCAGTAGGTAAGAGCTTACTGACAGGTGGAGCAACTCTTAAATCCTCTCTTTCTGTTATGTTGCTACTGGTAAGGCTGACTCTCCATTCTCTCTCTTTTGACTGTGAGGCATTGGTGGATTCGGGGGTGGAGGGTAATTTTCTAGACATTAATGTCGCTAAAAGACTTAAGATACCTATGGTGGAACTCTCTCAGCCCATCTCTGCTGTTGCATTAAATAGTCAGCCGTTACCCTCCGTCACACATTCCACAGTCTCTGTCAAACTCATCACCTCTGGACAACACACTGAAAACATTAACTTTCTCTTAACTGAGACTCCTGCTGCTCCTGTGGTTTTGGGGCATCCCTGGCTTGACTGCTTTAACCTCCATCAAGACTGCCTTCAGGTGGTCCATTTTCCAAACTAAAGAGCTGCttcgtttcagctcccattcttaTTGCCCCTGATCCTTCCaggcagtttgtggtggaggttgaTGCGCCAGAGGTGGGGGTTGGCGCGGCTAGCTCGGTGGGctctttttttcggtcgtttagATTTTTCTATTTCTTATCGTCCAGGTTCTAAGAACATCAAACCGGACGCCTTATCCCATTGTACCACAGAAAGTCTTTATTTCTGCAGTCACGTGGGACATCATGTCGAAGGTTCTCATAGTCTCgaaaggggtaacgcccccgccCGGATGCCCACCGGGTCGGTTGTTTGTGCCAGAGGCTTTAAGGTCCGAAGTCATCCGATTGGGTCATTATTCCAAAGTAGCTTGCCATCCTGGGGTTAATCGTACCATGTTTCTCGTTAAACAGCAGTTTTGGTGTCCAGCCATGGCTCGTGACATTCGtctttttgttttggcttgctctgtcTGTGCTGTTTCGAAGtcttccaatcgaccccctgcTCCTTCAGCTGCTGTTagttccttcgagaccctggtcccacatttcgctagattttgtGTCAGGTTTCCCTCTTTCACAGGGAAACACTGTGGTTTTGACCATGGTGGACTGGTTCTCGAAGGCAACTAATTTAATTCCTCTGCCTAAATTACCTTCTGCCAGAGAAACAGCGGTTGCTGTCATAGATCACATTTATcgcttacatggcctcccgatggacgtggtttctgacagggggcctcagtttgtttccaaattttggagagaattttgtaaattactgggggcgactgttagtctttcctCTGGATTTCATCCTCAGAGTAATGGTCAGACAGAGAGGGCCAACCAAGGTCTAAACGAGTGTTGCGATATTTGGTTTCTCAGAACCACTCCTCTTGGAGCCAGCAGCTCTCATGGGTTGAGTACGCACATAACTCGTTACCAGTTTCAGCTAGGGGCCTATCGCCTTTTCAGTGTAGTTTAAGGTATCAGCCACCGCTTTTTCCAGAATtggaatccgaagtcgcggtcccctctgcCCATGCATTTTTCCAGAGGTGCCGACGCACCTGGACCAGGGCCAGATTGACTCTGCTCCGGGTGGGGGCACGCACCAAGGTTCAGGCTGATCGCCAGCGGTCAAATCCTCCCGTCTACTTCGCAATTAtatcaaaaagtgtggctttcatcaAAGAATATTCCTCTCTGATCCGTCAGTAATAAGCTTGcgcccaaatttattggcccatttaCTGTCACCAAAATTATTAGTCtggtggcagtccgcctcaaactccctccggtgtacaggagaattcatccggTGTTTCATGTTTCTAAATTAAAGCCCATTTTTCATTCACACATTAATCCGCTGGTCCCGGTCCCCAGTTGGGATTCTCTGGACCTTATTCCTTGCCCGCCTAGGATTCCTGCGCTGGGTTTGAGTTACTGCAGCTTGAGCGATCTGGACCTTATTCCTCGCCTGCCTAGTATTCCTGCACTGGGTTTGAGTTACTGCTGCTTGAGTGGTCTGGACGTGATTCATCTGGGGTTATGCCATCATCTTCATACATTCTACGTTGCTTCAAGAACCattacgcacagacgtatgcaagacatgggtttcagctgtcgcattccttgtgtaaagccactcttgaacaacagacagcgtcagaagtgtcttgcttcaaaaaggactggactgctgctgagtggtccaaagttatgttctctgatgaaagtacattttgcatttccgttgttcctgagaggcgtgtaaggGGCGGGTTTTAGTGACGCGCAGCAGAGCTTCAGgcctgactgtggaaaccctgcgctattctgaccttggtgctactggcccgaggctattagccccgcccggcctgttttaagccctggctcgcactggcccaacagtggaaatgcggctcttgttcttaattggccagcaaactcacctgaccttaaccccacagaaaatctatggggtattgtaaagaggaagatgcgatatgccagacccaagaatg
The nucleotide sequence above comes from Carassius gibelio isolate Cgi1373 ecotype wild population from Czech Republic chromosome B3, carGib1.2-hapl.c, whole genome shotgun sequence. Encoded proteins:
- the LOC127953892 gene encoding GTPase IMAP family member 4 — its product is MGSSASKEDEKHLLQDEEEIQPIFKELRLVLIGSRGAGKNTVANAIFKEKVFTFWTSYRGFHIRKTRTVSGTRIHLARTPGWNGDLSRSEKAKREIIHCVQTLYKTGPHAVILVINVNSVLSKSNFHTLENLLTVQLWNHTIVLFTNGEKLGHYSIEDHIRSAELQSLIDKCGKRYFVIRNNDSNQINETIQELVAMKNSASFFNLSSQTEDYNTLLSDLKFLVKRIQSKISSVLRSKEELKNKQKNKSIKKMLKSKDAEIKRLENILKEKEREIKRLESRPQDSALARDLQRRIEELEHQLSMKIKEGEEKDAENKRLKKELQKCKTELTKLRSHENQNTILQTVICGQLSQNVTQVSVKSYTQIPLQDFSSNGSDLRRWNVALLEILEELSDDQLKRFTYLMRSEWNIPKSSVEDKDRFGLVDLIIETFGEQESVLKTRDLIMKIPRKDEKMLGLFEPFL